The following proteins are encoded in a genomic region of Enterocloster clostridioformis:
- a CDS encoding sulfatase-like hydrolase/transferase, protein MDVWGPHHPYDVADPFYGRVDAGKLAEHPSFSEKYENKPSNYAYSKQFWHCMDGMDWTQMNQVLARSYEHAMMVDDALGRVVKKLEDLSLSENTLIILTADHGDIVSAHGGLFNKETLMVEETMKIPLVMRWDNLSPAKRYAEILRRIWICRLLSWPRQTLSRNTRWMVSICSADSRVNI, encoded by the coding sequence GTGGATGTATGGGGACCCCACCACCCCTATGATGTGGCGGACCCATTTTATGGCAGAGTAGACGCCGGAAAACTGGCCGAACATCCAAGCTTTTCAGAAAAGTATGAAAATAAACCGTCCAATTACGCCTACTCTAAACAGTTTTGGCACTGTATGGATGGAATGGACTGGACGCAGATGAACCAGGTGCTGGCCAGAAGCTATGAACATGCAATGATGGTGGATGATGCCCTGGGACGTGTGGTTAAAAAGCTGGAGGACCTGTCTCTGTCTGAAAATACTCTGATTATCCTGACAGCGGATCATGGTGATATTGTAAGCGCGCATGGAGGTTTATTTAATAAAGAGACGCTTATGGTTGAGGAAACCATGAAAATACCGTTGGTAATGCGGTGGGATAATCTATCCCCTGCAAAGAGATATGCGGAGATTTTGCGTCGAATCTGGATTTGCCGGCTACTATCCTGGCCGCGGCAGACGTTAAGCCGGAATACGCGATGGATGGTGTCAATTTGCTCGGCGGACAGTCGCGTGAACATTTGA